One Schlesneria paludicola DSM 18645 DNA segment encodes these proteins:
- a CDS encoding BlaI/MecI/CopY family transcriptional regulator, with protein MTDAGDLPALSETQWEIMNVIWERGACPVADVWKTLNAKRGVSRNAIQTQIVRLEEKGWLTHTETDNGFLYRPTVSREESQQTSVQKLIETVFDGSLDGLVATLLNGGSLSSGEAERIRQRISQARRKKT; from the coding sequence ATGACCGATGCGGGGGATCTTCCGGCGCTCTCCGAGACGCAGTGGGAGATTATGAATGTCATCTGGGAACGGGGCGCGTGTCCCGTTGCCGACGTCTGGAAAACATTGAACGCCAAGCGCGGTGTCTCGCGCAACGCGATCCAAACCCAGATCGTCCGTCTCGAAGAAAAAGGCTGGCTGACGCACACCGAGACCGACAACGGCTTTCTCTATCGGCCGACCGTCTCACGCGAAGAATCGCAACAGACCAGCGTGCAAAAGTTGATCGAAACCGTCTTTGACGGCTCGCTCGACGGTCTGGTCGCCACGCTGTTGAACGGGGGATCGCTTTCCTCCGGTGAAGCCGAACGAATTCGCCAACGTATTTCTCAGGCACGGAGAAAGAAAACATGA
- a CDS encoding 3-hydroxyacyl-ACP dehydratase FabZ family protein produces the protein MRWIWIDRFVEFVNGSHAKAIKNVTLSEDHLHDHFPGFPVMPQSLMLEGMAQTGGILLGKVNEFNHVVILAKVPKMTFHSWAIPGDTLTYTAKLIDARPEGGMVEVEAHVGERLVANGEIVFAHVDEKAAGGGKIDQKNFVFSMRLLGVMDVGKAGDGLTPTP, from the coding sequence ATGCGCTGGATTTGGATTGACCGTTTTGTCGAGTTCGTCAACGGGTCGCATGCGAAAGCGATCAAGAACGTCACGCTTTCCGAAGATCATTTGCACGATCATTTCCCCGGCTTTCCGGTCATGCCTCAGTCTCTGATGCTCGAAGGAATGGCCCAAACCGGCGGGATTCTGCTGGGGAAAGTCAATGAGTTCAATCACGTCGTCATTCTGGCGAAAGTCCCGAAGATGACGTTTCACAGTTGGGCGATTCCCGGCGACACGCTGACCTACACTGCCAAGTTGATCGATGCACGTCCTGAAGGCGGCATGGTCGAAGTCGAAGCCCATGTCGGCGAGCGACTAGTGGCCAACGGTGAAATCGTCTTCGCGCACGTCGACGAAAAGGCGGCCGGGGGCGGGAAGATCGATCAGAAGAACTTTGTGTTCTCGATGCGGTTACTGGGTGTGATGGATGTCGGAAAAGCGGGTGACGGCTTGACCCCGACGCCGTGA
- a CDS encoding FmdB family zinc ribbon protein: protein MSCSFPVVMLCVDRILKRHSNDVRFAQADSLVVLQKNDVSTVPEIDFADQMFATIWSIRHRATRQFARWHRATMAIARRCRNTLETWFSPSREWNRPFCAAGHDRSLPFVPFRWIMEYVLCRMHEQREKNDMPLYEYVVINDDGSHGDVFEVLQRIGEPSLTKHPETGQPVERLISAASVPRPTGGPIKGDISNRSLEKMGFTKYQKTEKGKYEKVLGDGPNLINRGD from the coding sequence ATGAGCTGTTCATTTCCCGTTGTCATGCTGTGCGTCGACCGGATTCTCAAACGTCATTCCAACGATGTGCGGTTTGCTCAGGCCGATTCGCTTGTTGTCCTCCAGAAAAACGACGTCAGTACCGTCCCCGAAATCGACTTCGCCGATCAGATGTTTGCAACCATCTGGTCGATCAGACACAGGGCAACGCGCCAATTCGCCCGCTGGCATCGTGCCACAATGGCCATCGCACGAAGGTGCCGAAACACCCTGGAAACCTGGTTTTCCCCGTCACGAGAATGGAATCGACCGTTTTGCGCCGCAGGCCATGACCGATCGTTGCCTTTCGTGCCCTTTCGATGGATCATGGAGTATGTCCTTTGTCGAATGCACGAACAGAGAGAGAAGAACGACATGCCGCTTTATGAATACGTCGTGATCAATGATGACGGTTCCCACGGAGACGTGTTCGAAGTTTTGCAGCGCATCGGCGAGCCGTCGCTGACCAAACATCCAGAAACCGGACAGCCCGTCGAGCGTCTGATCTCGGCCGCCAGCGTCCCCCGTCCGACGGGTGGCCCGATCAAAGGCGACATCAGCAACCGCAGTCTGGAAAAGATGGGCTTCACCAAATACCAGAAGACCGAGAAGGGCAAGTACGAAAAAGTCCTCGGCGACGGCCCCAACCTGATCAACCGCGGCGATTGA
- a CDS encoding AAA family ATPase: MEAVIFIGIQGSGKSSFFKERFFTTHVRISLDLLKTRNRERRMLDLCLETGQRFVVDNTSPTRAERAPYIQAATEAKYSVVAYYFQSQVDDCLQRNQQRPKAERVPDVAIFATAKKLERPTLTEGFTKLYYVRLEAGQFVVEEWHDEI, encoded by the coding sequence ATGGAAGCTGTGATTTTTATTGGGATTCAGGGGTCCGGAAAATCATCCTTCTTCAAGGAGCGATTCTTCACGACACACGTCCGTATCAGTCTCGATCTGCTGAAAACAAGAAATCGCGAACGAAGAATGCTCGACCTGTGTCTGGAAACGGGTCAGCGGTTCGTCGTCGACAACACCAGCCCGACGCGTGCCGAACGAGCCCCCTACATTCAGGCCGCGACGGAGGCAAAGTATTCCGTTGTCGCTTATTACTTTCAGTCCCAGGTAGACGACTGTTTGCAAAGAAATCAACAACGGCCCAAGGCCGAGCGTGTTCCGGACGTCGCGATTTTCGCGACAGCCAAGAAACTGGAACGGCCAACGCTCACCGAAGGCTTTACGAAGCTGTACTACGTTCGTTTAGAAGCCGGACAATTCGTCGTCGAAGAGTGGCACGATGAGATTTGA
- a CDS encoding acyl carrier protein — protein sequence MPSHDEIYEKVKATLIDALGVDDDEVTPAARLKADLGAESIDFLDIVFRLEKAFGIKIPRNELFPESLFAPDSGFAENGKVTEKGISELRTKLPHADKAAVDKLAANPKVENVEDLFTVSMVVNFLASKLA from the coding sequence ATGCCTTCGCACGATGAGATTTACGAAAAAGTCAAAGCCACATTGATCGACGCCCTGGGCGTTGATGACGATGAAGTGACCCCCGCCGCACGCCTGAAGGCTGATCTCGGCGCGGAATCAATCGACTTTTTGGACATCGTTTTCCGTTTGGAAAAAGCCTTCGGAATCAAGATTCCACGTAATGAGCTATTCCCCGAAAGCCTGTTTGCACCGGATTCCGGCTTTGCCGAAAACGGTAAGGTGACGGAAAAGGGGATCAGCGAACTGCGAACGAAGCTGCCGCACGCTGACAAGGCCGCCGTTGATAAGTTGGCTGCCAACCCCAAGGTTGAGAACGTTGAAGACCTGTTCACAGTGAGCATGGTTGTCAACTTCCTGGCCTCGAAGCTGGCCTGA
- a CDS encoding 3-hydroxyacyl-ACP dehydratase FabZ family protein, whose protein sequence is MRFLLIDRITELEPNKSITAVKNLSLAEEYLADHFPGFPVMPGVLMLETLIQAGGWLIRQSEDFAHSTVLLKEVRAIRYNNFVSPGNSLIVQMTLRKQSEGTWEFNGSGTVNGESAVSAKLTLEAFNLSDRNPALAESDEMRRQFYRDLLPQIWTPPQA, encoded by the coding sequence ATGCGTTTTTTGCTGATCGATCGTATCACGGAACTCGAGCCCAATAAGTCCATTACGGCGGTGAAGAATCTCTCGCTGGCGGAAGAGTATTTGGCGGACCATTTCCCGGGATTTCCCGTGATGCCAGGGGTGCTGATGCTCGAGACGCTGATTCAGGCGGGTGGCTGGCTGATCCGGCAGTCGGAAGACTTTGCGCATAGCACAGTTCTTCTGAAAGAAGTCCGTGCGATTCGGTACAATAACTTCGTGTCACCCGGCAATTCGCTGATTGTGCAGATGACGCTGCGAAAGCAATCAGAAGGAACGTGGGAATTCAACGGTTCCGGAACGGTCAACGGAGAGTCCGCCGTATCGGCAAAGCTCACGCTGGAAGCGTTCAATCTGAGTGATCGAAACCCGGCACTGGCGGAATCAGACGAAATGCGCCGCCAGTTCTACCGCGACTTGCTACCTCAAATCTGGACTCCACCACAGGCCTGA
- a CDS encoding RNA ligase family protein → MGISHGDFVKYPRTPHLFGSKGTDDDKHLGEAESLRFIADESLIVEEKLDGTNVGIHFESNGEIVLQCRGHLITEGMHPQYDLFKQWAAVKRFAIENRLEDRYILFGEWLYARHSVFYQQLSHYFFEFDIYDKHQLQFLDLARRQSLLDGLEIETVPVLHVGSLRRDDLRELLGPSRFDSQFDNPVTRQTDHLMEGLYLRTESDGIVSGRSKFVRPEFVERLKQSTHWQHQAMVPNQLRDGVDIWR, encoded by the coding sequence ATGGGAATCTCTCATGGAGACTTCGTCAAATACCCCCGTACACCACACCTATTCGGCTCGAAGGGCACAGACGACGACAAGCACCTTGGAGAAGCCGAATCATTACGGTTTATCGCTGACGAATCACTCATCGTCGAAGAAAAGCTCGATGGCACAAACGTCGGCATCCACTTCGAATCGAACGGTGAGATCGTCCTTCAATGCCGTGGACATCTCATCACGGAGGGAATGCACCCTCAATATGATTTGTTCAAACAGTGGGCTGCGGTCAAACGATTCGCAATCGAGAATCGACTGGAGGACCGATACATCCTATTTGGCGAGTGGCTTTACGCCCGACACTCGGTTTTTTACCAGCAACTCTCGCATTACTTTTTTGAATTTGACATCTACGACAAACATCAGTTGCAGTTTCTCGATCTCGCTCGAAGACAATCATTGCTAGACGGACTCGAGATTGAAACAGTCCCGGTGTTGCACGTCGGAAGTCTGCGACGCGATGATTTGCGTGAACTACTCGGTCCATCGCGATTCGATAGCCAGTTTGATAATCCCGTGACGCGACAGACCGATCACCTAATGGAAGGACTGTACTTGCGAACGGAATCGGATGGCATCGTATCGGGACGATCGAAATTTGTACGTCCCGAGTTTGTGGAAAGACTCAAACAGAGCACGCACTGGCAACATCAGGCCATGGTTCCGAATCAATTGCGAGATGGTGTGGATATTTGGCGATGA
- a CDS encoding tRNA(His) guanylyltransferase Thg1 family protein, translating into MRFDELDSKMRIYETAADYCVLPGMYMVARLDGRSFTRLTKDVCQFEAPFDTGFRDLMAETAENLMTCGFRVWYAYSESDEISLLFDRDEQLFGRKLRKYNSTLAAEASAKFSLLLGHVATFDCRISQLPSENLVVDYFRWRNEDAARNALNAYCYWTLRKTGLDEQQATSRTCGLSVSQKNQLLYEHGLNFNDVPAWQKRGIGLYWEEIEKNAQNPLTGESVMARRRRIKRNFDLPMKDQYDGFIQSFFTRSPSRGIS; encoded by the coding sequence ATGAGATTTGATGAACTTGACTCGAAAATGCGGATCTACGAGACAGCCGCAGATTATTGCGTCCTGCCGGGCATGTACATGGTCGCACGGCTGGATGGCCGCAGCTTTACGCGACTCACCAAAGACGTTTGCCAGTTCGAAGCTCCGTTCGACACAGGTTTTCGCGATCTCATGGCGGAGACCGCCGAGAACCTAATGACGTGCGGCTTTCGTGTATGGTATGCGTACTCGGAAAGCGACGAAATTTCTCTGCTTTTCGATCGCGACGAACAGCTCTTCGGGCGAAAACTTCGTAAGTACAATTCAACGCTCGCCGCCGAGGCCAGCGCGAAGTTTTCGCTGCTATTAGGACATGTCGCCACCTTCGATTGTCGCATTTCACAGCTGCCGAGCGAGAATCTGGTTGTCGACTATTTTCGCTGGAGAAATGAAGACGCGGCTCGCAATGCGCTAAACGCATACTGTTATTGGACGCTACGGAAGACCGGGCTGGACGAGCAACAGGCGACATCGCGCACCTGCGGACTCTCCGTCAGCCAGAAGAATCAACTCCTCTACGAGCATGGCCTGAACTTCAACGACGTTCCGGCATGGCAGAAGCGCGGCATTGGCTTGTACTGGGAAGAGATCGAAAAAAACGCCCAGAATCCCCTCACTGGTGAGTCCGTCATGGCACGCCGTCGCCGCATCAAACGAAACTTTGACCTGCCAATGAAGGATCAGTACGACGGGTTCATCCAATCTTTCTTTACCCGTTCTCCGTCGCGAGGGATATCCTGA
- a CDS encoding M56 family metallopeptidase: protein MSSVLESVLVIVAMTTVIAVAALLVISFCRHHPARRHTVGLLGLGLILSTPLLATALPRTTWWQSWGQAALNSFHRSQDVATSNSVPPRAFDRIDATIEIEDTDHAVNMTAKTSKDASTEDSDTIIATTSATPARKISSMPTNSIPPQKSSLIDTIAKLLALVWVLGSAISLLQWWSQIQKLQRLIPSLAMVDQLSSRDRTTINQILQQIFGPQASTRVAVSELTPMPMVIGFWKPTIVIPQELLNPDSLTKLREVLIHEYAHLVRYDIWISVTQRLASLVWWWHPGVIGLNRQISQSREEVCDNFVLHHSDAVSYAQTLLELTERCSRLAQVSPSLGLWGTHWTLEERITGLLTPERNLRTRSTRRATCGLAILFGALCLLVGGVRAVEPQKSAPNVAVTDNAAEPQPAVVKPAENHVERTMTIRGVCVDEQSKPMGQVQVLVFRQADYFTPPLKITETTTDDEGKFELTNLIANSSRARPQQLDLFLTLTAKGHVTQFLWINADDPETLEKQFELSSAEGVLSGIVTDLDGHPIPGATVFRPVFGQHPIPGVLSAVTDAKGRFAINGLQQWTPESTQQFDAKTNTGYMTTEMRFAVTHPDYPLTLASCTAIPQYVKVSLSPPAIVEGIVIDAVTKRPLADIPVTAQGIAEHGGGQTRTDAQGAYRLTLTSDHYNIWAESDNRIAVAVKALNAESGKTVTNANIQMVRGGFIVGEVLDAKGKPIRPTANHGNFVAHYGPARPRTGAAVGVAKITDNGNFRLHVAPGRNYVYLMNGDYFAYVNVKDGEEVRFNLQQGVTPPKSGAKQEPDPDEELARKIRFDNQQAKQRAIRAKGNGSPAKQPQRRVRGGASGPLLDQLEIRDVGSDFWLRTMKQLADLGPDAVPDLIAELDDTEDRRMLQCLGFILRAIGDRRAVPALIRAIPKTLQRGMFSDSGLNTNDREVLAFAQKHQWIIRFKGKPGIPDTEFQKGNEYHLGRPISEIFSTLYQLTGQELGEDEINSVRDTGTPTQRAIKRAQFLQTAKKWSDWWEKHWDEFVQDKSYSRVNLVVKPEAESDWILQPEMRFRIQISSGLFLDSIQNPTAKFVLFDLDTGRQGHLPEKWRGANLETKLDEILAWATQEGFDMLGMESESSKSGERIHTLRPIDLELWQLGRDRWKPEEEGLGLKFTVEEVQAKGTKTEELEFYDLNSNSFDPMSTASFLCITREGTPCLLHVGLEETVRGQGRKFTFQELEQVQP, encoded by the coding sequence ATGAGCAGCGTCCTCGAGTCTGTTCTCGTGATCGTGGCAATGACGACAGTAATCGCCGTCGCAGCACTGCTCGTGATCTCATTCTGCCGCCATCATCCCGCGCGACGGCACACGGTCGGATTGCTGGGACTGGGACTCATTCTGAGTACTCCACTCCTGGCAACGGCCCTGCCCCGCACAACCTGGTGGCAGTCGTGGGGTCAAGCCGCCCTGAACTCTTTTCACCGCTCGCAGGATGTCGCAACTTCGAACTCTGTTCCGCCGCGGGCGTTCGACAGAATCGACGCAACGATAGAAATCGAGGACACCGATCATGCGGTGAATATGACGGCCAAGACATCGAAAGACGCGTCCACAGAAGATTCTGACACGATCATTGCAACGACGTCGGCAACACCGGCTCGTAAGATCTCCTCCATGCCGACGAACTCGATTCCTCCACAAAAGAGTTCGCTGATCGACACGATTGCCAAACTGCTCGCCCTGGTTTGGGTCCTCGGTTCGGCGATCTCCCTGCTGCAGTGGTGGAGTCAGATTCAAAAACTGCAGCGGCTGATTCCTTCACTCGCAATGGTCGATCAACTCAGTAGTCGAGATCGCACCACGATTAACCAGATCCTCCAGCAGATATTCGGACCTCAAGCATCAACGCGCGTTGCGGTTTCCGAACTCACGCCCATGCCGATGGTCATCGGGTTCTGGAAACCCACAATCGTGATTCCGCAGGAACTACTCAATCCCGATTCACTCACCAAACTGCGTGAAGTGCTGATTCACGAATACGCACATCTGGTTCGTTACGACATTTGGATCAGTGTGACGCAAAGATTGGCAAGTCTCGTCTGGTGGTGGCACCCAGGCGTGATCGGACTGAACCGTCAAATCTCGCAGTCACGGGAAGAAGTCTGCGACAACTTCGTACTCCACCATAGCGATGCGGTGAGCTACGCCCAAACATTGCTCGAACTCACCGAACGATGTTCGCGACTCGCGCAAGTCTCACCGTCTCTTGGGTTGTGGGGAACGCACTGGACGCTCGAAGAACGGATAACGGGCCTGTTGACACCTGAGCGAAACTTGAGGACCCGCTCGACGCGTCGCGCCACCTGCGGCCTGGCGATTCTTTTCGGAGCACTTTGTCTCCTTGTGGGCGGAGTCCGAGCGGTTGAACCGCAGAAATCGGCCCCCAACGTGGCCGTTACGGACAACGCCGCGGAACCACAACCCGCCGTCGTCAAACCAGCAGAAAATCACGTCGAACGAACAATGACGATTCGCGGCGTCTGTGTCGACGAGCAATCCAAACCCATGGGACAGGTTCAAGTCCTTGTATTCCGTCAGGCCGACTATTTCACTCCCCCACTCAAGATCACGGAGACAACGACGGATGACGAGGGCAAGTTTGAATTGACGAATCTAATCGCCAACTCGTCCCGCGCGAGACCACAACAGTTGGATCTGTTTCTCACCCTGACCGCCAAAGGTCACGTCACGCAGTTCCTATGGATCAATGCCGACGATCCAGAAACCCTGGAAAAACAATTCGAACTCTCCTCCGCCGAGGGTGTGCTGTCGGGAATCGTGACGGATTTGGACGGTCATCCCATACCCGGCGCAACCGTATTTCGGCCTGTGTTTGGCCAACATCCCATTCCAGGAGTTCTCAGCGCCGTCACGGACGCTAAAGGGCGATTTGCAATCAATGGGCTACAACAGTGGACTCCCGAATCGACACAGCAGTTTGATGCCAAAACGAACACGGGATATATGACGACAGAGATGCGATTTGCGGTCACGCACCCCGACTATCCCTTAACCTTGGCGTCATGCACGGCGATTCCCCAATATGTCAAAGTCTCGTTGTCACCACCCGCGATCGTCGAAGGGATCGTCATCGACGCAGTGACAAAGCGTCCCCTGGCGGACATTCCGGTGACCGCGCAAGGAATCGCGGAACATGGCGGTGGACAGACTCGGACCGATGCACAAGGTGCGTACCGACTGACACTGACCTCAGACCATTACAACATCTGGGCAGAAAGCGACAATCGCATCGCGGTCGCGGTCAAAGCATTGAATGCGGAAAGTGGCAAGACGGTGACCAATGCCAACATTCAGATGGTGCGCGGCGGATTCATCGTTGGCGAAGTCTTGGATGCGAAAGGCAAACCGATTCGCCCTACGGCAAATCACGGAAATTTTGTCGCCCATTATGGCCCCGCTCGACCGCGGACGGGCGCCGCGGTAGGGGTCGCCAAGATCACCGATAATGGCAACTTCCGCCTGCATGTGGCACCGGGACGAAACTATGTCTACCTCATGAACGGGGACTACTTCGCTTACGTGAATGTCAAAGACGGCGAGGAAGTCCGATTTAACCTTCAGCAAGGAGTGACCCCGCCAAAATCGGGGGCAAAGCAAGAGCCTGATCCCGATGAAGAACTAGCACGCAAAATCCGCTTCGACAATCAACAAGCGAAACAGCGGGCCATTCGTGCAAAAGGCAACGGAAGTCCTGCGAAGCAGCCACAGAGACGGGTGCGAGGCGGTGCCTCTGGCCCATTGCTGGACCAACTCGAGATTCGCGACGTAGGTTCGGACTTCTGGTTGAGAACCATGAAGCAGCTTGCCGATCTGGGCCCCGATGCCGTCCCAGACTTGATCGCCGAATTGGACGACACTGAAGATCGTCGCATGCTGCAATGCCTGGGGTTCATCTTGCGGGCCATCGGCGATAGACGGGCCGTACCGGCCTTGATCCGGGCCATTCCCAAAACATTACAACGGGGGATGTTTTCTGATTCGGGCCTGAACACAAATGATCGAGAAGTGCTGGCCTTCGCACAAAAGCACCAATGGATCATCCGCTTCAAAGGCAAGCCCGGCATTCCCGATACCGAGTTTCAGAAGGGAAACGAATATCATCTTGGTCGCCCTATCAGCGAAATTTTTTCCACTCTTTACCAGTTGACCGGTCAGGAACTGGGCGAAGACGAGATCAACTCGGTTCGAGATACGGGCACCCCCACCCAGCGAGCCATCAAACGTGCGCAGTTCCTCCAAACAGCGAAAAAGTGGAGCGATTGGTGGGAGAAACATTGGGATGAGTTCGTCCAGGACAAGTCGTATTCTCGCGTGAACCTGGTCGTAAAACCCGAAGCCGAATCCGACTGGATCCTACAACCTGAGATGCGGTTCAGAATCCAAATTAGCAGCGGGCTTTTCCTGGACTCCATCCAAAACCCGACCGCCAAGTTCGTGCTCTTTGATCTCGATACGGGCCGTCAGGGACACCTTCCCGAAAAATGGCGCGGTGCCAATCTCGAAACGAAACTGGACGAGATCCTCGCCTGGGCAACGCAGGAAGGGTTCGACATGTTGGGAATGGAATCCGAATCATCAAAGTCTGGAGAACGAATCCACACGCTTCGTCCAATTGATCTGGAACTGTGGCAACTGGGACGCGACCGGTGGAAGCCGGAAGAAGAAGGACTCGGCTTAAAATTCACGGTGGAAGAGGTGCAAGCCAAAGGAACCAAGACTGAGGAACTCGAATTCTACGATCTGAATAGCAACTCCTTCGATCCCATGTCGACAGCGTCCTTCCTGTGCATCACTCGTGAAGGCACACCATGCCTGCTGCACGTTGGACTGGAAGAGACCGTCCGTGGCCAAGGCCGAAAGTTCACCTTTCAAGAACTTGAGCAAGTTCAACCGTAG
- the fabG gene encoding 3-oxoacyl-[acyl-carrier-protein] reductase: MKVSDRVALVTGGSRGIGKAIVEALAHGGAKVAFVYQSNQEAADKLVAELTAAGREVMAIKADASKKPEADAAVEAVIAKWERLDILVNNAGIIRDKLILAMTIEEWQQVIDTNLTSVFNFCQAVIRPMMGNRYGRIVNMSSVAADFSNPGQANYAASKAGIEGFSRCLATEYAKRGITVNCVAPGFIETDMTIAVVNAAGDKIKSSIPVKRLGRPEDIANAVLFLASEESSYITGQVLKVDGGLTLGGMG, translated from the coding sequence ATGAAAGTCTCCGATCGAGTTGCCTTGGTTACTGGTGGCAGTCGCGGAATCGGCAAAGCGATCGTCGAAGCACTCGCCCACGGAGGTGCCAAAGTCGCATTCGTCTATCAGTCGAATCAAGAGGCGGCTGACAAGCTGGTTGCAGAACTGACTGCAGCGGGGCGAGAGGTCATGGCCATCAAGGCTGATGCTTCAAAGAAGCCGGAAGCCGATGCGGCGGTGGAAGCTGTGATCGCCAAATGGGAAAGACTGGACATTCTGGTCAACAATGCCGGGATCATTCGCGATAAGCTGATTCTGGCGATGACGATCGAAGAGTGGCAGCAGGTCATCGATACGAATCTGACGAGCGTGTTTAATTTCTGTCAGGCCGTGATTCGCCCCATGATGGGCAACCGTTACGGTCGGATTGTAAATATGTCCAGTGTTGCGGCCGATTTCTCCAATCCCGGTCAAGCAAATTACGCCGCAAGCAAGGCGGGGATTGAAGGGTTCTCGCGTTGTCTGGCAACCGAATATGCCAAACGCGGGATTACGGTGAATTGTGTGGCCCCTGGTTTCATCGAAACCGATATGACCATAGCAGTTGTGAATGCTGCCGGGGATAAGATTAAGAGTTCGATCCCGGTAAAGCGGCTGGGTCGTCCTGAAGATATCGCCAATGCGGTGCTATTTTTGGCGAGCGAAGAATCCAGTTACATCACGGGACAAGTCCTTAAAGTCGATGGTGGATTGACGTTGGGTGGAATGGGTTGA
- a CDS encoding AAA family ATPase — MNWKTLTQESLEEILCWAEEQPWCRAMAECQQDAGWHSEGDVWTHTKMVCRQLPQLNEWLTLSAHNRTVLIFTGLLHDAGKPLTSHFDANTGRITSPKHAIKGEHLARSVLRDLQCDLTVREEIARMVRFHGRPAFLLERSNPNHEVVSLSWVVSNRLLYLFALADTRGRSTNEMGRPEENLGLWKMVAQECGCFDCRFPFVNDQARFLFFRQSEPSLHYAPHEEYRCTVTLMSGLPGSGKDFWLSKHHPDLPVVSLDEIRSELNIDATENQGEVVQMAKERCRQWLRSKTSFAFNATNLLRQTRQRWIELFADYHARIEIVYLEPPLPIILGQNKQRTCPVPERVIHELAKQYEPPSWNESHGLTMITE; from the coding sequence ATGAACTGGAAAACGCTAACACAGGAATCACTCGAAGAAATCCTCTGCTGGGCCGAGGAGCAGCCATGGTGTCGAGCGATGGCGGAATGTCAGCAAGATGCCGGATGGCATTCGGAAGGAGATGTCTGGACGCACACAAAGATGGTTTGTCGCCAACTACCCCAGTTGAATGAGTGGCTAACACTCTCCGCTCACAATCGAACCGTCTTGATCTTCACGGGGTTGCTTCATGATGCGGGGAAGCCACTCACATCTCACTTCGATGCCAACACGGGCCGCATCACCTCTCCTAAACATGCGATCAAAGGCGAACACCTCGCTCGATCAGTCTTGAGAGATTTGCAATGCGATCTGACCGTTCGAGAAGAAATCGCGCGGATGGTTCGCTTTCACGGTCGTCCCGCTTTTTTGTTAGAACGCTCGAATCCGAATCACGAAGTGGTCTCACTTTCATGGGTGGTTTCCAATCGGCTTCTCTATCTGTTCGCATTGGCCGACACGCGGGGTCGCTCTACCAACGAAATGGGACGTCCGGAAGAAAACCTGGGACTCTGGAAAATGGTCGCACAAGAGTGCGGTTGTTTCGACTGTCGATTCCCTTTTGTCAACGATCAAGCTCGCTTCCTATTCTTCCGCCAATCAGAACCGAGCCTGCACTACGCACCGCATGAGGAATATCGCTGCACGGTGACTTTGATGTCAGGATTGCCGGGAAGTGGGAAAGATTTCTGGCTATCGAAGCATCATCCAGACCTACCAGTGGTATCGCTCGACGAAATCCGTAGTGAACTCAACATCGACGCCACGGAGAATCAAGGAGAAGTGGTCCAAATGGCCAAAGAACGCTGCCGTCAATGGCTGCGTTCCAAAACATCGTTCGCCTTCAATGCGACAAATCTTTTGCGACAGACTCGGCAACGCTGGATCGAACTCTTCGCTGACTATCATGCCCGAATTGAGATCGTTTATCTCGAACCTCCGCTGCCCATCATCCTCGGTCAGAACAAGCAACGAACTTGCCCTGTGCCCGAACGCGTGATCCACGAGCTCGCGAAACAATACGAGCCACCTTCATGGAACGAGTCGCACGGACTGACAATGATTACGGAATAA